Proteins from one Sulfurovum sp. TSL1 genomic window:
- a CDS encoding DNA polymerase III subunit gamma/tau yields the protein MSLALARKYRPATFDDLIGQESVSQTLSLALEGNRLSHAYLFSGLRGSGKTSTARIFAKALLCEKGETSHPCGTCTHCMMASESSHMDIIEMDAASNRGIDDIKDLIEHTKYKPSSARYKIFIIDEVHMLTNQAFNALLKTLEEPPDFVKFILATTDPLKLPATILSRTQHFRFKKIPQNLVLKHLEHILDLENIEYERDALDIIARSGAGSLRDSLTLMDQAIVYSKNFVDVNTVTGMLGIIEPSHLETLLSDIMVKDTAKVLAFIKMAADYEAEMILDELTLYLKDLLLNAKGRFSPMIIERFFRVIAESKSLLALGSDNGFVLSLTLFKMMESLEIKDIDTMIRGLEQELKGIEVSEIMVAAPSKDIAAPSEIITITEEEIDASLPKTTAAQAEPVAEERTPEASPEVRETPVMHHEPTPLMEEETVPADIQPMTQPEVTQPSTPTINPHQKTFDALVQKLYDRDYDLGACFERNIAFENFEDHKLTWASMAEGEDKKMLITHWGLINMFVKDIFGFETKIVNIPKKKVSSETLKEETEEPPNEIPAHQDADAASMIEDIEMKSSCIAPEAGETEAAKEKDPSTLLEEPMIKEAIALFDPKKVRIKRNT from the coding sequence TTGTCTTTAGCCTTAGCAAGAAAATACCGTCCTGCAACCTTCGATGACCTCATCGGACAAGAATCCGTTTCACAAACACTCTCACTTGCACTTGAGGGGAACAGACTCTCCCACGCCTATCTTTTTTCGGGACTTAGGGGGAGTGGAAAAACATCTACCGCACGTATCTTTGCCAAAGCTTTACTCTGTGAGAAAGGTGAGACTTCCCACCCTTGCGGTACCTGTACACATTGTATGATGGCGAGTGAAAGCAGCCATATGGATATCATCGAGATGGATGCTGCTTCCAACCGTGGTATCGATGACATCAAAGACCTTATAGAACATACCAAATACAAGCCAAGCTCCGCACGCTACAAGATCTTTATCATCGATGAAGTCCATATGCTTACCAATCAGGCGTTCAATGCCCTGCTTAAAACGCTGGAAGAGCCGCCTGATTTTGTCAAGTTCATACTGGCAACGACAGATCCTCTGAAACTGCCTGCCACCATCCTTTCTCGTACGCAGCATTTCAGGTTCAAAAAAATTCCTCAAAACCTTGTACTCAAACACTTGGAGCATATCTTGGATCTGGAGAACATAGAGTATGAAAGAGATGCCCTGGACATCATAGCGCGTTCTGGAGCGGGGAGTCTGAGAGATTCGCTTACACTGATGGATCAGGCCATTGTCTACTCCAAGAACTTTGTCGATGTCAATACGGTCACAGGGATGCTTGGCATCATTGAACCCAGCCATTTGGAAACACTGCTCTCTGACATTATGGTTAAAGATACGGCAAAAGTATTGGCCTTTATCAAAATGGCAGCAGATTATGAAGCAGAAATGATACTGGATGAACTGACACTCTATCTCAAAGATCTGCTGCTCAATGCCAAAGGCAGATTCAGCCCGATGATCATAGAGCGTTTCTTCAGGGTGATCGCTGAATCCAAAAGTTTACTCGCTCTGGGAAGTGATAATGGATTTGTACTCTCCCTGACACTCTTTAAAATGATGGAATCTTTGGAGATCAAAGATATAGATACCATGATACGTGGGTTGGAACAGGAACTTAAAGGGATTGAAGTCTCTGAAATTATGGTGGCCGCTCCTTCAAAGGACATTGCAGCACCCTCTGAGATCATCACCATCACTGAAGAGGAGATCGACGCTTCACTTCCCAAAACTACAGCAGCTCAAGCAGAGCCTGTCGCAGAGGAGAGAACACCTGAAGCTTCACCTGAGGTCAGAGAAACACCGGTCATGCACCATGAGCCTACGCCTCTGATGGAAGAAGAAACAGTTCCTGCCGATATACAACCGATGACCCAGCCAGAAGTCACACAGCCCTCGACACCGACCATAAACCCCCATCAAAAAACATTCGATGCCCTGGTACAAAAACTCTATGACAGGGACTATGATCTGGGTGCCTGTTTTGAACGTAATATTGCTTTTGAGAACTTTGAAGATCATAAACTTACATGGGCCTCTATGGCAGAAGGCGAAGATAAAAAAATGCTCATTACCCATTGGGGATTGATCAATATGTTCGTGAAAGATATTTTTGGTTTTGAAACCAAAATTGTCAATATACCTAAAAAAAAAGTAAGTAGCGAAACCCTAAAGGAAGAAACAGAAGAGCCGCCAAATGAGATCCCTGCACATCAGGATGCAGATGCTGCCTCCATGATAGAAGATATCGAAATGAAAAGTTCATGCATCGCTCCTGAAGCCGGAGAGACTGAAGCAGCCAAAGAGAAAGACCCTTCCACTCTGCTTGAAGAACCCATGATCAAAGAAGCTATCGCTCTCTTTGACCCCAAAAAAGTAAGGATCAAACGTAATACCTAG